One Mycobacteroides abscessus ATCC 19977 genomic window carries:
- a CDS encoding DUF58 domain-containing protein, with protein sequence MGVLLQQVKAETLTNNRLTGPTGLSRGLLEGEHRSMFHGRSLEFDDLRPYILGDDVRDIDWRASARSSSVLVKRFVSYRQQRILAVADIGRNMLALAASGEPKQRVAVNAVGVVGLIANSKGDEMGLVYGDEHASGRMPNRRGEPHLEHMLERINSRDITASGRSSIAAQLRYVERNYRHRHIVFVVSDEPDLSDELDGEFRRLAARHSVYWITIKDAPLVGVPELGGEGYDVDSGRSILREEILGGGVIEAYQRAEAQREAAFDEYVNSSAIRCARVAGSRDLVKAITTMLKRASRAT encoded by the coding sequence ATGGGAGTACTACTTCAGCAGGTCAAAGCGGAGACGCTGACCAATAATCGGCTGACGGGCCCCACCGGCTTGTCTCGCGGGTTGCTCGAAGGCGAGCACCGTTCGATGTTCCACGGTCGCAGCCTCGAGTTCGACGACCTGCGTCCGTACATCCTCGGTGACGATGTCCGCGACATCGATTGGCGGGCGTCTGCCCGATCTTCCTCGGTGCTGGTGAAACGCTTTGTGTCGTACCGCCAGCAGCGGATTCTGGCGGTCGCCGATATCGGGCGAAACATGCTTGCCCTGGCGGCCAGCGGTGAGCCCAAGCAACGAGTCGCGGTGAATGCCGTGGGTGTGGTGGGTCTCATCGCCAACAGCAAGGGCGACGAAATGGGGCTGGTTTATGGTGACGAGCACGCCTCGGGGCGGATGCCGAACCGCCGCGGCGAGCCGCACTTAGAGCACATGCTCGAGAGGATCAACAGCCGTGATATCACGGCGAGCGGACGCAGCAGCATCGCCGCCCAATTGCGCTATGTCGAACGCAACTATCGGCATCGTCACATCGTGTTCGTCGTGTCCGATGAGCCCGATTTGTCCGACGAACTCGACGGAGAGTTTCGCCGTCTGGCGGCGCGCCACAGCGTCTATTGGATAACCATCAAAGATGCTCCGCTGGTAGGTGTTCCAGAGCTGGGCGGTGAGGGTTACGACGTCGATTCCGGTCGCTCCATCCTTCGGGAGGAGATACTCGGAGGCGGGGTGATCGAGGCCTATCAACGGGCCGAAGCGCAGCGAGAGGCCGCGTTCGACGAGTACGTGAATTCGTCGGCCATCCGGTGCGCTCGCGTCGCCGGTAGCCGCGACCTGGTCAAGGCGATCACCACCATGCTGAAGAGGGCCAGCCGTGCCACATGA